Proteins co-encoded in one Bacillus infantis NRRL B-14911 genomic window:
- a CDS encoding PTS sugar transporter subunit IIB, translating to MNILLCCAAGMSTSLLVTKMETAAKSQGIEAKIWAEGADAVKRHIDNADVLLLGPQVRYLMPQMKKLCEEKNIPVDSINPVHYGMCNGPEVLKAAIDLINGQKG from the coding sequence ATGAATATTTTGCTATGCTGCGCAGCAGGAATGTCTACAAGCTTATTGGTGACTAAAATGGAAACAGCAGCTAAAAGCCAGGGCATTGAGGCAAAGATTTGGGCGGAAGGGGCAGATGCAGTTAAACGGCATATTGACAATGCAGATGTATTGCTCCTTGGTCCGCAGGTGCGTTACTTGATGCCTCAAATGAAAAAGCTATGCGAGGAAAAAAATATACCAGTTGATTCTATTAATCCTGTTCATTATGGAATGTGCAATGGACCGGAAGTTTTAAAGGCTGCTATTGATCTGATTAACGGTCAAAAGGGATAG
- a CDS encoding 5-methyltetrahydropteroyltriglutamate--homocysteine S-methyltransferase translates to MTKTLVKAPFRADHVGSLLRPERIHKSRKEFQEGTITAQELHAIETEEIKKIVDKQIEVGLQAVTDGEFRRRFWHTDFLEHLNGVEGYVPDHGFAFKGEETERYDVRVTGKITFNQDHPHIKDFIEFKEIVGDRAVAKQTIPSPNQLFNAGIRNLDIYPDVEEYANDIIKTYKDSIKAFYDAGCRYLQFDDVYIAGLNAPEIPFNDSGYSREELISLALRVVNGVLEDKPEDLTVTTHLCRGNYRSKWAFEGSYAKIAPVLFAKEKVNGFFLEYDDDRSGDFGPLEFVPNGGPLVVLGVFTSKHGTLEDKENIKARVEEATKYLPLEQLCISPQCGFASTHHGNILTEEEQWAKLKYIVDISKEIWG, encoded by the coding sequence ATGACTAAGACACTTGTTAAAGCTCCATTCAGAGCAGATCATGTAGGAAGCTTATTGCGCCCGGAGAGGATCCATAAGAGCAGGAAGGAGTTCCAGGAAGGCACGATTACAGCCCAGGAGCTGCATGCTATTGAGACAGAAGAAATCAAGAAGATTGTGGACAAGCAAATTGAGGTCGGCCTTCAGGCTGTCACCGATGGGGAATTCCGCCGCCGGTTCTGGCATACCGATTTCCTTGAGCATTTGAATGGGGTGGAGGGCTATGTGCCGGATCATGGCTTTGCCTTCAAAGGGGAAGAAACGGAAAGATATGATGTGAGAGTCACAGGAAAAATTACGTTTAACCAAGATCATCCGCATATTAAAGACTTTATCGAATTTAAAGAAATTGTCGGTGACCGTGCGGTTGCAAAGCAGACCATCCCAAGCCCTAACCAATTATTTAACGCAGGCATCCGCAACCTTGATATCTATCCGGACGTTGAAGAATATGCGAATGATATCATCAAGACTTACAAGGATAGCATCAAAGCCTTCTATGATGCAGGCTGCCGCTACCTTCAATTTGATGATGTGTACATCGCCGGCCTGAATGCACCGGAAATTCCATTCAATGACAGCGGCTATTCACGTGAGGAATTAATCAGCCTGGCATTAAGAGTTGTGAACGGTGTGCTGGAGGATAAGCCGGAGGATCTGACTGTAACCACTCACCTTTGCCGCGGGAACTACCGCTCTAAATGGGCATTCGAAGGCAGCTATGCCAAGATTGCGCCTGTATTGTTTGCAAAAGAGAAGGTGAACGGATTTTTCCTGGAATACGATGATGACCGTTCCGGCGATTTCGGTCCTCTGGAGTTCGTTCCAAATGGCGGCCCGCTGGTGGTGCTGGGTGTATTCACGTCCAAGCATGGCACTTTGGAAGACAAGGAGAACATTAAAGCACGTGTAGAAGAAGCAACCAAATATCTGCCGCTGGAGCAATTATGCATCAGCCCTCAATGCGGATTCGCTTCTACCCATCACGGCAATATCCTGACAGAGGAAGAGCAGTGGGCTAAGCTGAAGTATATTGTAGATATTTCTAAGGAAATTTGGGGATAA
- a CDS encoding VanZ family protein, with protein MEKSIMFTIESWYVLGPLFFMGLLVLAVWGKRQNRKVTIAQYVVLLSFGIYLLCVIHLVFFPIEVNIGKYANQTKWYQTVNFIPVLTIDITTFMLNVLMLVPFGMYLPFLNRRMVSLKDAAKFGFALSLAFELVQLLIRVTLGSGRSTDVNDLLANTAGAIVGFFIVKSLFKINFIGGLLKQFQLHEKKGESVIDENIDC; from the coding sequence ATGGAAAAATCGATTATGTTCACTATTGAATCATGGTATGTGCTTGGCCCGCTCTTTTTTATGGGGCTTCTGGTCCTTGCCGTCTGGGGTAAGCGTCAAAATAGGAAGGTGACCATAGCTCAATACGTTGTTTTATTGTCATTTGGAATATACTTGCTTTGCGTGATCCATCTTGTGTTTTTCCCGATAGAGGTGAATATAGGAAAGTATGCGAATCAGACAAAGTGGTATCAGACTGTGAACTTTATACCTGTGCTGACAATTGATATAACGACTTTTATGCTGAATGTACTTATGCTTGTGCCATTCGGGATGTACCTTCCGTTCCTGAACAGGAGAATGGTTTCCTTAAAAGACGCTGCAAAGTTCGGCTTTGCATTGAGTCTTGCTTTTGAATTGGTTCAGCTGCTGATCAGGGTGACGCTTGGAAGCGGCAGAAGCACGGATGTGAATGATCTGCTGGCAAATACAGCAGGAGCAATAGTTGGATTTTTCATAGTGAAAAGCTTGTTCAAGATAAATTTTATTGGCGGTCTGCTGAAGCAGTTTCAGCTGCATGAAAAGAAGGGAGAGTCAGTCATTGACGAGAATATTGATTGTTGA
- a CDS encoding sensor histidine kinase — protein MKDNFKHILRFIPKWKIAIYIILSFFLALAVAALLLPAVWYIEDNSRFAESLLFLLFYGRSLVLLVFYAILMIGFLLLFYLYERKRYLSYYVKKLTEEVQQLAFKEGKAVLSGKGEFSRLAEGIQEIFTKSEQAIVEVRKAEQLKNELVTNVAHDLRSPLTSIIGYLNLINEDRYQDEVELRHYIQVITDKTAGLHSLIDDIFEYTYMQNQQALFEKHPIDLEELMNQLAVQSRVQLEDAGMEWRQFLEGDEPPIVLGDGGKLIRVFENLIQNAVRYGREGKYLDIILGGTGHNVEIQVANYGPAIPGAELPHIFERFFRVEKSRSHFTGGSGLGLAIAKSIIELHGGTIEAKSRPGRTAFIIRLPRGYSDERQRT, from the coding sequence TTGAAAGATAATTTTAAGCATATCCTCAGGTTCATTCCAAAATGGAAGATTGCGATCTATATCATCCTCTCTTTCTTCCTTGCACTGGCTGTTGCCGCCCTCCTATTGCCGGCTGTCTGGTATATCGAGGACAATTCGAGATTTGCTGAAAGCCTGCTGTTTCTTTTATTTTACGGAAGGTCATTGGTGCTTCTCGTTTTTTATGCAATCCTCATGATAGGGTTCCTGCTGCTTTTTTACCTGTACGAAAGAAAAAGGTACCTTAGCTATTATGTGAAAAAGCTGACAGAAGAGGTGCAGCAGCTGGCTTTTAAAGAGGGCAAAGCTGTATTATCCGGCAAAGGCGAATTCAGCAGGCTGGCTGAAGGGATTCAGGAGATCTTCACTAAATCAGAGCAGGCTATTGTAGAAGTAAGAAAAGCAGAACAGCTGAAAAATGAGCTGGTGACAAATGTGGCCCATGATCTCCGCTCTCCGCTCACTTCAATCATCGGCTATTTAAATTTAATCAATGAAGACCGCTATCAGGATGAGGTGGAGCTGCGCCATTATATCCAGGTCATCACTGATAAGACAGCAGGTTTGCATTCCTTGATAGACGACATTTTCGAATACACATACATGCAGAACCAGCAGGCACTCTTTGAAAAGCATCCGATCGATTTGGAGGAATTGATGAATCAGCTTGCGGTTCAATCCCGTGTGCAGCTGGAGGACGCGGGGATGGAGTGGCGGCAGTTCCTTGAAGGGGATGAACCCCCTATTGTTCTCGGGGACGGAGGGAAGCTGATCCGGGTCTTTGAGAACCTGATCCAAAACGCTGTCCGGTATGGCAGAGAAGGAAAGTATCTGGATATCATCCTTGGAGGCACAGGCCATAATGTCGAGATACAGGTTGCCAATTATGGGCCTGCCATCCCGGGGGCTGAACTGCCTCATATTTTTGAGAGGTTTTTCCGGGTAGAAAAATCCAGATCGCATTTTACTGGAGGGTCCGGGCTTGGTTTGGCTATAGCAAAGAGCATCATTGAGCTGCATGGAGGAACAATTGAAGCAAAGAGCAGACCGGGAAGGACAGCTTTTATCATCAGACTGCCAAGAGGATATAGTGATGAACGGCAAAGAACCTAA
- a CDS encoding cell wall hydrolase, with the protein MPRVNYRSADVDLMARMMRAEAEGEGKQGMLYVGNVIVNRLLANCLDFKDLRSVRDVIFQVQGGNYSFEAVQKGNVFYQRAREAERRLAKQNLDYWRQHPGKYALWYFNPYAPCPPTWYDQPFAGQFKNHCYYEPKAGTCEAVYSG; encoded by the coding sequence ATGCCACGAGTGAATTACCGAAGTGCTGACGTAGACCTGATGGCCAGGATGATGCGGGCAGAGGCCGAAGGGGAAGGCAAGCAGGGGATGCTGTACGTGGGAAATGTGATTGTGAACCGTCTTTTAGCCAATTGTTTGGATTTTAAGGATTTGAGATCCGTTCGGGATGTCATCTTTCAGGTGCAGGGCGGAAATTATTCTTTTGAAGCCGTTCAAAAGGGGAATGTGTTTTATCAAAGGGCAAGGGAAGCGGAGAGAAGATTAGCCAAGCAGAACCTTGATTATTGGAGACAGCATCCGGGGAAGTATGCTCTCTGGTATTTTAATCCGTATGCCCCTTGTCCTCCCACTTGGTATGATCAGCCTTTTGCCGGCCAGTTTAAGAATCATTGTTATTATGAACCGAAGGCAGGGACTTGTGAGGCTGTTTATTCCGGGTAA
- a CDS encoding response regulator transcription factor: protein MKRRESQSLTRILIVDDDQHITELIEVYLKNEGYEVSKAGNGVEALNSFGKSQPDLIILDIMMPEMDGLSFCTQVRKSSQVPILMVSAKVEDMDKIVGLMTGADDYMSKPFNPLELTARVKALLRRANYSQPEKGDAVLQIGPLAIDKQKHHVLAEGNSIKLTSIEFEILYLLARNQGRVFSSEEIFESVWNEPGEGSNKTVMVHISNLREKLEAALPGEKIIHTVWGVGYKIER, encoded by the coding sequence ATGAAAAGAAGGGAGAGTCAGTCATTGACGAGAATATTGATTGTTGATGATGATCAGCATATTACTGAGCTGATTGAGGTGTATTTAAAGAATGAAGGGTATGAGGTCAGTAAAGCTGGCAATGGGGTTGAGGCATTGAACAGCTTCGGCAAAAGCCAGCCGGATTTGATCATTCTGGATATTATGATGCCTGAGATGGACGGGCTGTCTTTTTGCACACAGGTGAGGAAGAGCAGCCAGGTGCCTATTCTGATGGTGAGTGCAAAGGTAGAGGATATGGACAAAATCGTGGGTCTGATGACTGGTGCCGATGACTATATGAGTAAGCCATTTAATCCGCTTGAGCTCACAGCAAGAGTGAAGGCTCTTCTCAGGAGAGCAAACTACTCCCAGCCAGAAAAGGGCGATGCTGTTCTGCAAATCGGCCCGCTTGCAATCGATAAACAAAAGCATCATGTGCTGGCGGAAGGTAATAGCATAAAACTGACTTCCATTGAGTTTGAGATCCTTTATCTGCTGGCAAGAAACCAGGGCCGTGTTTTTTCTTCTGAAGAAATATTTGAAAGTGTATGGAATGAACCAGGTGAAGGGTCCAATAAGACAGTTATGGTCCATATAAGCAATCTGCGTGAAAAGCTTGAAGCAGCTTTACCAGGCGAAAAAATCATTCACACGGTATGGGGAGTGGGGTATAAAATTGAAAGATAA
- a CDS encoding PTS lactose/cellobiose transporter subunit IIA has protein sequence MAGIEETIFQIILHGGNGKSSAMEAIAAAKSGDIPGARKKIEEAANELNSAHLIQTSLIQREVRGESTEITLLMVHAQDHLMNAITIKDMAGEFVDLYEHVNLSGGVNA, from the coding sequence ATGGCTGGCATCGAAGAGACAATCTTTCAAATCATCCTTCACGGCGGCAATGGGAAAAGCTCTGCCATGGAAGCAATTGCTGCTGCCAAGAGCGGGGACATACCAGGGGCAAGAAAGAAAATAGAGGAAGCTGCTAATGAACTGAATAGCGCGCATCTCATCCAAACGTCTCTGATCCAAAGGGAAGTGAGAGGAGAAAGTACAGAGATTACTTTGTTAATGGTGCATGCTCAGGACCATCTTATGAATGCGATTACGATAAAAGACATGGCAGGCGAATTTGTAGACTTGTATGAGCACGTAAATCTATCCGGAGGTGTGAATGCATGA
- a CDS encoding malate:quinone oxidoreductase, with protein MKGFYLKRKSEFLGEIAHNLFSHIGGKERIMSSVQKATDVILIGAGIMSATLGSFLKELAPEWEIKVFEKLAGAGEESSNEWNNAGTGHAALCELNYTPEKPDGSIDIKKAININEQFQLSRQFWSYLVKKDLIRNPQEFIMPIPHMSLVEGEKNVEFLQKRFKALSGVPLFQGMEFSSDPRKLKEWIPLIMEDRKSTEPIAATKIDSGTDVNFGALTRMLFDYLKKQNVEMNYKHTVKDIKRNSQGLWDVKVKNLESGAVEHHTAKFVFIGGGGGSLPLLQKTGIPESKRIGGFPVSGLFLVCNNPEVIARHHAKVYGKAKVGAPPMSVPHLDTRYIDNKKSLLFGPFAGFSPKFLKTGSNFDLIGSVKPNNVFTMLAAGMKEFPLTKYLIEQVLLSHEKRIQELREFIPNAKSGDWDTVVAGQRVQVIKDTEAGGKGTLQFGTEVVSASDGSVAALLGASPGASTAVQVMLEVLEKCFPEHMQKWQPKIKEMIPSFGVSLASNPALFHEIQTSTAETLGLRKKELVS; from the coding sequence ATGAAAGGGTTTTATTTGAAACGGAAAAGTGAATTTCTAGGTGAAATAGCGCACAATCTTTTTTCACATATAGGAGGCAAAGAACGTATTATGAGCAGCGTACAGAAAGCAACAGACGTAATCTTAATTGGTGCCGGGATCATGAGCGCAACATTGGGTTCTTTTCTGAAGGAGCTTGCTCCTGAGTGGGAGATCAAGGTTTTTGAGAAGCTTGCGGGTGCAGGGGAAGAAAGCTCGAATGAGTGGAATAATGCGGGTACAGGCCATGCTGCCTTGTGCGAGCTGAATTATACGCCAGAGAAGCCGGATGGCTCTATTGATATAAAGAAAGCGATTAATATTAACGAACAATTCCAGCTGTCGCGCCAGTTTTGGTCTTATTTAGTCAAAAAGGACCTTATCCGCAATCCTCAGGAATTCATCATGCCTATACCGCATATGAGCCTTGTGGAAGGTGAGAAAAATGTAGAATTCCTGCAAAAACGATTTAAAGCGCTTTCAGGTGTCCCGCTGTTTCAGGGCATGGAATTCTCAAGTGATCCAAGGAAATTGAAGGAATGGATTCCTCTTATCATGGAGGACCGGAAATCAACCGAACCGATCGCCGCCACGAAAATTGATTCCGGTACTGATGTGAACTTCGGTGCTTTGACAAGGATGCTGTTCGACTATTTAAAAAAGCAAAATGTAGAAATGAATTACAAGCATACGGTAAAGGATATCAAGCGCAACAGCCAGGGCTTGTGGGACGTGAAGGTAAAGAATCTTGAGAGCGGTGCTGTGGAACACCATACTGCCAAGTTCGTATTCATCGGTGGCGGGGGCGGCAGTCTGCCGCTGCTGCAGAAAACCGGGATTCCTGAGTCGAAGCGTATTGGCGGCTTCCCTGTCAGCGGACTTTTCCTTGTCTGCAATAACCCGGAGGTCATTGCCAGGCACCATGCCAAGGTATACGGGAAAGCAAAGGTCGGAGCGCCGCCAATGTCGGTTCCGCATCTTGATACAAGGTATATCGATAACAAGAAGTCCCTGCTGTTCGGGCCTTTTGCCGGATTCTCTCCTAAGTTCCTGAAAACTGGTTCCAATTTCGATCTGATCGGTTCTGTTAAACCGAATAATGTCTTTACCATGCTGGCAGCGGGAATGAAGGAATTCCCTTTGACGAAGTATTTGATCGAGCAGGTACTGCTGTCGCATGAAAAGCGGATCCAGGAACTGCGCGAGTTCATCCCGAATGCCAAGAGCGGTGATTGGGATACAGTTGTAGCCGGCCAGCGTGTTCAGGTCATCAAGGACACAGAAGCAGGCGGCAAAGGAACGCTGCAATTTGGGACAGAGGTTGTAAGTGCTTCAGACGGTTCGGTTGCTGCCTTGCTCGGCGCATCTCCAGGTGCATCAACTGCTGTACAGGTCATGCTTGAAGTGCTAGAGAAATGCTTCCCTGAGCATATGCAGAAATGGCAGCCGAAAATCAAAGAAATGATTCCGTCATTCGGTGTGTCGCTGGCCAGCAATCCAGCACTTTTCCATGAGATCCAGACTTCAACAGCCGAGACACTTGGCTTAAGGAAAAAAGAACTGGTTTCCTAG
- a CDS encoding 6-phospho-beta-glucosidase, which produces MKKGIKIATIGGGSSYTPELVEGFIKRYHELPVSELWLVDVEAGKEKLEIVGNLAKRMVQKAGLPIEVHLSLDRKEALKNADFVTTQFRVGLLDARAKDERIPLKYGVLGQETNGPGGLFKGLRTIPVILDICRDMEELCPDAWLINFTNPAGMVTEAVLRYSNYKKVVGLCNVPIGMEMGIAKLLDVEHSRIRIDFAGLNHMVYGLDVYLDGESVKGKVIDLLTDPQNSSFVKNVQGIGWETSFLKALNVLPCPYHLYYYKTREMVEKDLKNSEMEGTRAEVVQKLENDLFELYKDPNLDIKPPQLEKRGGAYYSDAAVRLISSMYNDKRDIQPVNTLNNGAIASLPDDSAVEVSCIITKDGPRPIVMGDLPVPVRGLVQQIKSFERVAAEAAVTGDYDKAVLALTINPLVASDKLAKQIVDEMLEAHKEHLPQFFNKVEA; this is translated from the coding sequence ATGAAAAAAGGAATAAAAATAGCTACCATTGGTGGGGGGTCAAGTTATACTCCTGAGTTAGTTGAAGGCTTTATTAAGAGGTATCATGAGCTGCCGGTAAGTGAGCTCTGGCTGGTTGATGTAGAAGCTGGAAAAGAGAAGCTCGAGATTGTAGGGAATCTCGCTAAACGGATGGTTCAGAAGGCAGGGCTCCCCATTGAAGTTCATCTGTCCCTTGATCGTAAAGAAGCCTTGAAGAATGCAGATTTTGTAACAACGCAATTTCGGGTAGGATTATTAGATGCACGGGCAAAGGATGAAAGAATCCCTTTAAAATACGGGGTGCTGGGACAAGAAACAAACGGTCCTGGTGGATTATTCAAGGGCTTGCGGACCATACCGGTTATTTTAGATATTTGCAGAGATATGGAGGAATTGTGTCCTGATGCCTGGCTGATTAACTTTACAAATCCTGCTGGAATGGTAACGGAAGCAGTGCTCCGCTATTCTAATTACAAAAAGGTAGTTGGCCTCTGCAATGTACCTATAGGAATGGAAATGGGAATTGCTAAACTGCTTGATGTGGAACATTCCCGGATCCGGATCGATTTTGCCGGATTGAATCACATGGTATATGGTCTGGATGTGTACCTGGATGGGGAGAGTGTAAAAGGAAAAGTAATAGACCTTCTCACTGATCCGCAGAACAGCAGCTTTGTAAAGAATGTTCAGGGAATTGGATGGGAAACATCTTTTCTTAAAGCCCTAAACGTTCTTCCATGCCCATACCATCTGTATTATTATAAAACGAGGGAAATGGTAGAGAAGGACTTGAAAAATTCAGAGATGGAAGGTACCCGTGCAGAGGTAGTCCAAAAACTTGAAAATGACCTTTTCGAACTTTATAAGGATCCCAACCTGGACATTAAGCCGCCGCAGCTTGAGAAACGCGGAGGCGCATACTATTCTGATGCAGCTGTCCGGTTGATTTCTTCTATGTACAATGACAAACGCGATATCCAGCCTGTCAATACATTGAATAATGGAGCGATAGCGAGCCTTCCGGATGATTCAGCAGTCGAGGTAAGCTGTATTATTACCAAGGATGGCCCAAGGCCTATTGTCATGGGTGATCTCCCTGTGCCGGTCCGCGGATTGGTCCAGCAGATAAAATCTTTTGAACGAGTCGCTGCAGAAGCTGCTGTCACGGGAGATTATGATAAAGCTGTCCTGGCACTGACGATCAATCCTTTAGTTGCATCTGACAAGCTGGCAAAGCAAATTGTGGACGAAATGCTTGAAGCCCACAAAGAACATTTGCCGCAGTTTTTTAATAAGGTAGAAGCATAG
- a CDS encoding LysR family transcriptional regulator, with amino-acid sequence MTLQQLKYVIEVARSRSINKAAQRLFISQPSLSNALKELEEEVGITIFSRSNKGIIITPEGSEFLGYARQVVEQAELLENRYTNARSPQQHFSVSAQHYAFAVSAFVRLLKEYDPEEYEFSLRETKTYEIIDDVKNLRSEIGILYVNEFNKNVIYKFLREGSLEFHELFEADPHIFISSTNPLAERDYVTLSDLDPYPYLSYEQGDYNSFYFSEEILSTLSRPKNIRVTDRATLFNLLIGLDGYTISTGVISHKLNSKDIIAIPLKVDEKINVGYITHKNVTNSPLANIYIQYLKESIKEELGGL; translated from the coding sequence ATGACACTACAACAGCTAAAATACGTAATCGAAGTAGCCAGAAGCCGTTCGATCAACAAAGCGGCACAAAGGCTGTTTATCAGCCAGCCCAGCCTTTCGAATGCACTGAAAGAGCTGGAAGAGGAAGTGGGAATCACGATTTTTTCGCGGTCCAATAAGGGGATTATCATCACTCCTGAAGGATCAGAGTTTCTTGGCTATGCCAGGCAGGTGGTTGAGCAGGCGGAGCTTCTTGAAAACCGTTATACGAATGCACGGTCCCCGCAGCAGCACTTTTCTGTTTCTGCCCAGCACTATGCCTTTGCGGTCAGTGCGTTTGTCCGCCTGTTAAAAGAATATGATCCGGAGGAATATGAATTCAGCCTGCGGGAAACGAAGACCTATGAAATCATTGATGATGTGAAGAACCTGCGCAGTGAGATCGGGATTTTGTATGTGAATGAATTCAATAAAAATGTCATTTATAAGTTTCTGAGGGAAGGAAGTCTGGAGTTTCATGAGCTGTTTGAGGCAGATCCCCATATATTTATCAGCTCCACAAATCCGCTTGCGGAAAGGGATTATGTCACTTTATCTGATTTGGATCCGTATCCATATCTCTCTTATGAGCAGGGAGACTATAATTCCTTCTATTTTTCCGAGGAGATTCTCAGCACCCTTTCCAGGCCGAAGAATATCCGGGTGACGGATCGGGCCACTCTGTTTAATCTGCTGATCGGGCTGGACGGCTATACCATTTCAACAGGTGTTATCAGCCATAAATTAAACAGCAAGGATATCATAGCCATTCCCTTAAAGGTGGATGAGAAGATTAATGTGGGTTATATCACGCATAAAAATGTGACCAACAGCCCGCTTGCGAATATTTATATTCAATATTTAAAAGAAAGCATAAAAGAAGAGCTTGGCGGGTTATAG
- a CDS encoding NUDIX hydrolase, with product MDYIKTMRKWIGHETLFTVGCGMIIENEGKILLQHRTDEDNWCIPGGVMELGETFEKTAKRETFEETGLEVQELELFGIYSGEKCFVEYPNKDRVFSVQIIFKTSSFSGTLKQTGDESREHRYFEKSGLPGNLNPRQKEFIQDWAEGKKTPVLD from the coding sequence ATGGATTATATAAAAACAATGCGAAAATGGATTGGACACGAAACGCTATTCACTGTCGGCTGCGGCATGATCATTGAGAACGAGGGAAAAATCCTCCTTCAGCACCGTACAGACGAAGATAATTGGTGCATACCCGGCGGAGTGATGGAGCTGGGCGAAACATTTGAGAAGACAGCTAAAAGAGAAACCTTTGAAGAAACAGGACTTGAGGTTCAGGAGCTTGAGCTGTTCGGGATTTACTCAGGGGAAAAATGCTTTGTTGAATATCCCAATAAAGACAGGGTATTCAGTGTCCAGATTATATTCAAAACCAGCTCTTTCAGCGGGACCTTAAAGCAAACGGGAGACGAAAGCAGGGAGCATCGGTATTTTGAGAAGAGCGGCCTGCCAGGCAATTTAAATCCAAGGCAGAAAGAGTTTATTCAAGATTGGGCGGAGGGGAAGAAGACGCCTGTACTGGATTAA